GGTAAACATATAAAAGACATCTATAAGGAAATcaattgcaaaagaaaaagcTTAATTATATAGATAATCTGCATACTCACATAGGAAAGCTGAATAAGTCCCGAGCGTAAGATGGAATAAAGTTTTACTACACCAGCAAAGGAACATTGATCGTCTGAACCAAAATTTGGGCATCGATTTGGTATCCATCCTAGAGTTGGAATGACAACTGAATTTATAACAAACATGCTGCAATAGTGAAAAGAttcataaattttaaaatatgtGTCCAAGCTGAAATGAGATATTTTGACATGCAAGAAATTCTACACATCAACCGGATACTGGTCCAAGAATATAAACAAGCTTCTCACTAGGGGGAattgggaaataaaaaaaataaaaaaatttgaataaaagCAAAACAGAAACTATAGAGAAGGTACATAGAAGTAAAGTAGTAAAGTGGGCTGTTCAGCTCATTTACATTGTGCAAGTTAAAAAAGACAAAATGGATCCATAGAGGAAATACAACGAAAAGTTTAAGCAAAATCTGCTAGACGCCCCAGCTGTTGACCACTGGAATTTGAACTACAATTTTAAGACTCAGAGCCCAATTTTGAGCCACCTGGATGAGCCATAGTTAATCCAACTACTATAAAAATTGGACATTGAGGATTCTTGTCCAATTATTTTGGGTAAAGTATTATGCCAAGCAAACAACGCAACACATTTCCCATCCTTACCCTAGACTTGAATTGGCAGTCAAAGTTGCAGGGAAGTGGTCCAAAGAGAATGCACTAAAATTCTTTGCACCCAACTGTGAAGATTATTTGAGTCAACTTAGAATTGGTTAAACTGTGTTGGAATAATTTGTAGGACCCTTCAAACCAAGTGCACTGAAAATGCGTTCCCAAAATCTAGTCCTAACAATGGAATGCAGATCTTCCTTAGACAGAAAGAACTCAAGTCAGTAATAAAGAATATTCTGAAGGGAATTACAATGTAAAACACAAACTTGTGACAGTgtcaacccaataacaaggaGAAAAGAGTAAAAGAAAACCGCTGGAACTGAAAAGATGCAAAATTGAAAAACCAACAGAGAGAGCGAGTAGATTACCTTCCTAAGAAAATCAAGCCATTCAATAGAAAACACTGCCCGATTCGGATCAGGAGCATCCTCGACCTGTGAAAAGAAAAGTTTTGACCATAATTgttaatataattaaaaaaaaagaattagaattagaaagtagagGTAAAAGGGTGAACCTGAAACAGAGGAAGACGACCCTGTGAAGACAACATGCCTCCCTGAAACCATCAATCCTCTGTAACACGGCTTGCTTGACCTGTGGTCTCAGAGAATCCATCTTCAGTGCCATAATTGTTTACAAGAGAGAGAGCATACCTGCCAGGGGAGTTGAACCTCAGGGCTACTAAGGGAAAAAcgaatttataaataaagagaatgaagaagtagaagaagaatacCTGAGCTGCTCTTCCTCCATGCTGTCTACATGTTTATCCCCAGTGCAGCGGCCTTCCTCgtcttttttatcaaaaaaacaaaaaaaagcctTCCTCGTCTTATTGTGGTGAAGCCTGAAattggaaaattatcgcccccagtctGGGGCGGTCAAGTTCGCATCATGAGGTTggggcaccgcccatgtgtgcatagtgggCCCCACCGTGCACAGATGGGTGGTGTCCAACCGCACGATGGCACTTGACCGCCCCCAGTACTGAGGCAATAAAGATCCCCTGAAATTTGCCATAAAATTGATCTTGCGAGTGAGAAACATTCAAAACTCAGAATATACCTAGGAGAAGCTTCGTTCTAACAACTAGGACAGAGCTTCATTTGAAGCTTGATGGCAGAGCGATGGAGGTTGGAGCTTGATGGTAGATCTGAGAGCGATGGAGGTTCGATCCCTGTCGCTTTTTTCGTGAGAGCTAGATAGGTTGGAGCTTGAGAGTATTGAGAGTGGTTAGGTCGAGGCAACATTTGAGAGTTTTATTAGGCACATTTTTAGCATCTAATACTTCCAATATTCTCCTGTTTGGAATGCCATTTGGTTATCTCAAGATTTTTTAGCTTAATTGAGCTTATTCTCTTTTGATAGCTGCCCCATTGAGATTGAATATAGATGCAGTTATCCTCTTTGAATTGCAATGAtgtaaaatcatttattttagcACCATTCTATTTATAAACTATGGAATAAATGTATTGGATTAACTAAACGTTTTATACTTCATTCTAATATTgtattcttctattttttcaaataatgaTTTTTGTAGGTTCCTGTGTTGGACGGCGGAAACCCAAAAGAGGTTTTCGCAATTTTGATTGCACTCAAGGCAACGAAACTGGTGTTGTTGTATCCGATTCATCTAGTAAGTACAGAGATCCATATGTTGTATGCGGATACGATTCTGGATGTGGTGTTGGATGTGTTTGGTTTGATATGTGGTGGAGTGGCCAAGCTAGCGAAGATCCGTATTATAGATCCTATTAGTTGTTTAGTGGTAagtgtttttataatttttaaatctGCATTTCTTTAATACTAATAACAACTTTTTTTAATACTAATAATGGCTATTTTTTTTATGACAGAGTATTGGAATCGCCTTGATTAAGTACTTTGAGGTGTTGAAGCAGTTTGCATCGCAAGAAATTGCATCAGAGGCACTGGTACGCTTGATAAGCCTTCAATGCATGGCTAATCTTGGCGTCCGAAGAACGGACAATATACAATATTTTCGTTTTGGGTTGATTAAAGTTGTGAATCTCAACATTTACTTTGACGGTGATATTTCGCTAGCTGTTGCAAAAGAAAGGTGTCGATTGATTCAGTACAGATTGGAGATGATGGAGGGTATCGACCGGGTTCTCTTCGATATCATAACTGAACAAGATAGATAGATTTAGAAATAGATACCGAAATGACTTGTGGGTTTTTTTGTAAAACACAAATTATACGTGTTTTGGTATCTTATCGGTATTAAATACCGGTCAATACCGTTATGCATCATTGATACCTTGAATTTTGCTACCACAACCATCGACGTCGAAGGACcgtcaatatatttttttgcagGATTCTGCCTAATATTCTTTCTTCTCCAAAGCCTATGAAGCTGACGGCTCAACGCCTCAACCCTCAAAGGCGAAACCAAACAAATAGTATTTGCAATAGAAACCTCTCTCAAAGAGGAAGCCACGAAAGTAGTTAGGATGAATCAAGTATTTTTACTTCggtttcaaaaacaaaaaaaatttattccatTTCAACGGCTCTTACATGTAATCAGTGGAACAAACCCAATCCATTCAGTAGAATCTTTTTCACTTTCATCAAAATACAGTGGCCAAGTCTTATATAATAATAAGACCAATAAAAAGCTGTATAGGTTGTAACGTCTCTTGTCAACCATCTCTTCTACATTCTGTTCACCTTAAAATTAGGGATAGGTTGTGTAATTTCATGTTGGACTTTTaggggatatatatatatatatatatatattttgataagACTTTTAAGGGATTCAAATTGTATACAATGTGAGTATATTGGTATATGAAAAACTTGTCCTTCCTTATATGCAAAATTTCCAATATtccttttaaccaaaaaaaaaccaaaaaaaacaatccCCAGTTCTTACCTCCCAGACTTTTGCAACTCATATTATATACTCATCACTAAATCTGGTTTATTTATCAAATTGATCCAACGGTAACAATTTTTTTGGATAGACAAGCCCAAGGAAAGTCGAATGCATGACCTTTTAAATCGTAAGGTATTAGCCAACAGAACCGTCACAACTTACGAACAAATAAACTTTACCATGTCTCCAATGGGCAGCGGTAAAAAAGTATGGTGTTAGGGCCCCTCTACCATATCTATAGAAATAGAATAGCCCATTTATGCTCAGAAGTATAGCGCCCCAGCCTCGATCCTGCATCGTGTCATCATGGATACTAGGCTTGCTTTTGGGGATTGCACGAAGAAAACCATTGATACCAGCCTAACCCGAGCTTTCTTTAGTCATTGGGGTATATCTGTTCCATTTTCACTTCCACAGGGTTCCTATCACTTTTGGACGCCACCTCCTTGTGACTGGGTTGCGATTAATTGTGATGGTTCAGTGCGGCAAGGAAGAGGAGGTTATGGGGCACTTGGTCGAGATCACTTGGGAAGGCCTTTATTTGCGATTgttggtgggtgttgtgatGTGAATACTGTGCACATGGAGTTACAGGCCATTAGATGTGGTCTTGTCAACGCAAGGATTCTCAACCTATATCGAGTTCAAGTAAGGCTTGACTCAAAGGTTGCAATCCAGATGACTGTTGGGACATTTCGGATCACTTGGGATGTTAGATGGCTAGTGGAGGAAATTTGGGAGTTGCGTGATTCATTTGCAAGTCGTGTTTTTGCTCATCATGTTCGTGAAACCAACAATTGTGTGGATTTCTTGGCGAATTTGTTGCACTCCTCACAGGAGGATGATCTTTGTATTGACTCCTCCCCACAACACTTTCTGGTTTCTTGCAGAATGATGCTATGGGGAAGAAGTACTTAAGACTGCAACTCTTTATAGTAATTTTTAATATATAAGCTCCCTTATAACCAAAAAGAATAGCCCATTTATACACAATGGTAGAGGGGCCCCTATGATCGATGATCATAGAGATCAATAGAAAAATGAAGGGATATTTTGATCCCTACCAACTTGATCTTGTTGCCCCCGACAACAagcatgcatgaactatttCATGAAGCATGTGTCCTGATAACCCAAAGTCTCGATAATTAACTCTCGGTCTTGCGGTCAAAAAATAAC
The Telopea speciosissima isolate NSW1024214 ecotype Mountain lineage unplaced genomic scaffold, Tspe_v1 Tspe_v1.0196, whole genome shotgun sequence DNA segment above includes these coding regions:
- the LOC122647834 gene encoding protein EI24 homolog, producing the protein MALKMDSLRPQVKQAVLQRIDGFREACCLHRVVFLCFRSRMLLIRIGQCFLLNGLIFLGSMFVINSVVIPTLGWIPNRCPNFGSDDQCSFAGVVKLYSILRSGLIQLSYVSMQIIYIIKLFLLQLISL